Proteins found in one Corynebacterium sanguinis genomic segment:
- a CDS encoding ComEA family DNA-binding protein, translating into MSRPHRPTGTDRITELLRPTGEEDRLAVEFPPPRVRVEPLHAAVAVAVVLALVAGWAFLRPAAPEPQWDTAAVEAPPAQVVVSVVGEVANPGLVTLEQGARVADALEQAAPLPHADLISLNQAQLLVDGQQIHVQAVGAAPAGPAAQPPAPGLVSLNSATAAELTTLPGVGDATAAAIIAHREANGPFASVDKLMDVKGIGPAKFEALKDLVGV; encoded by the coding sequence ATGAGCCGCCCACACCGCCCGACTGGCACCGACCGCATCACGGAACTGCTGCGCCCGACCGGGGAGGAAGACCGCCTCGCGGTCGAGTTCCCGCCCCCACGCGTGCGCGTGGAGCCGTTGCACGCCGCGGTTGCCGTTGCCGTCGTGCTTGCCCTGGTAGCCGGCTGGGCGTTCCTTCGCCCCGCCGCGCCCGAGCCGCAGTGGGACACCGCCGCTGTGGAGGCCCCACCCGCGCAGGTGGTGGTGTCGGTGGTGGGGGAGGTGGCCAACCCCGGCCTGGTCACCTTGGAGCAGGGCGCGCGCGTGGCGGACGCGCTCGAACAGGCCGCGCCGCTGCCGCACGCCGACCTCATCTCGCTCAACCAGGCGCAGTTGCTTGTCGACGGCCAACAGATCCACGTCCAGGCGGTCGGGGCTGCTCCGGCTGGCCCCGCGGCGCAGCCGCCAGCGCCGGGGCTGGTGTCGCTGAACTCGGCTACCGCGGCGGAGCTGACCACGCTGCCGGGCGTCGGTGACGCGACTGCCGCCGCGATCATCGCGCACCGCGAGGCCAACGGCCCGTTCGCTTCTGTAGACAAGTTGATGGACGTCAAGGGCATCGGCCCCGCCAAGTTCGAGGCGCTCAAAGACTTAGTGGGCGTCTAA
- a CDS encoding PE-PPE domain-containing protein, producing MSRTPAPTLRATAVSLSVALVAALAAILAPAAGLPGVHAPQASAQQRCPAVAVIAARGSGQNTQVVPTTYSGGASWTSNGWEGETIRAYLRHAEGRYRATHGGASLMNDVEVIGLEPRYYPAVYPAYDTPAIAVPATIAQAVGLAVQYAVPTLQMARAAGTQFLDSVNAGRAGVMQAINDYEASSGCRPGYILIGFSQGAMVLLEHEKELAARGQLAGVVYLGNPNTAPGDWSTVGVGGGGAGGVLGALPFNSKTAAGTGNRVNYCLPLDGICDLSIATLRGAEGNGGNHGRYFLQPSPWDDQVSDSLGRFVDQVRYG from the coding sequence GTGTCTCGCACCCCAGCTCCCACCCTCCGCGCCACCGCGGTTTCCTTAAGCGTCGCCCTCGTTGCGGCGCTCGCCGCCATCCTCGCCCCCGCCGCGGGCCTGCCTGGTGTGCACGCACCTCAGGCCAGCGCCCAGCAGCGCTGCCCGGCCGTCGCGGTCATCGCGGCACGCGGCTCCGGCCAAAACACTCAGGTTGTCCCCACCACCTACTCGGGCGGGGCGTCGTGGACATCCAACGGCTGGGAGGGCGAGACCATCCGCGCCTACCTGCGCCACGCCGAGGGCCGCTACCGCGCCACCCACGGCGGCGCCTCGCTGATGAACGACGTCGAGGTCATCGGCCTCGAGCCGCGCTACTACCCGGCTGTCTACCCGGCGTACGACACCCCGGCCATCGCGGTCCCCGCCACCATTGCCCAGGCCGTCGGCCTCGCCGTGCAGTACGCCGTGCCCACCCTGCAGATGGCGCGCGCGGCGGGAACCCAGTTCCTCGACTCCGTCAACGCGGGCCGCGCGGGCGTTATGCAGGCCATCAATGACTACGAAGCCTCCAGCGGCTGCCGCCCGGGCTACATCCTGATCGGCTTCTCGCAGGGCGCGATGGTGCTGCTCGAGCACGAAAAAGAGCTCGCGGCGCGCGGCCAGCTCGCTGGTGTGGTCTACCTGGGCAACCCCAACACCGCACCGGGCGACTGGTCCACCGTTGGCGTCGGCGGCGGTGGCGCCGGCGGCGTGCTCGGCGCCCTGCCGTTTAACTCCAAGACGGCCGCCGGGACCGGCAACCGTGTCAACTACTGCCTGCCCCTCGACGGGATCTGCGACCTGTCCATCGCCACGCTGCGCGGCGCGGAAGGCAACGGTGGCAACCACGGCCGCTACTTCCTGCAGCCCTCCCCGTGGGACGACCAGGTCTCCGATAGCCTCGGTCGCTTCGTCGACCAAGTCCGCTACGGTTAA
- the rsfS gene encoding ribosome silencing factor, which yields MTALKTSIEQATIAAKAADEKLGRNIAVIDVSDVVGITDIFVIVSADNERQAAAIVEEIEGDLTDAGFEPKRREGNRENRWVLLDYGDIVIHVQRDAERDFYGLDRLYADCPVYEVEGMPPYERDVAFGDLAQQGDSASVRGAERIEDLPLAGEGPASGDDEF from the coding sequence TTGACAGCCCTGAAGACCTCTATCGAGCAGGCCACCATTGCCGCGAAAGCGGCGGACGAGAAGCTTGGACGCAACATTGCCGTGATTGACGTGTCCGACGTCGTGGGCATTACGGACATCTTCGTCATCGTCTCCGCCGACAATGAGCGCCAGGCCGCGGCGATTGTCGAGGAGATCGAGGGCGATCTCACCGACGCCGGTTTCGAGCCGAAGCGCCGCGAAGGCAACCGGGAGAACCGCTGGGTGCTGCTCGACTACGGCGACATTGTCATCCACGTGCAGCGCGACGCCGAGCGGGACTTCTACGGCCTGGATCGCCTGTACGCCGATTGCCCAGTGTACGAGGTGGAGGGCATGCCGCCCTACGAGCGCGACGTTGCCTTCGGCGATCTCGCTCAGCAAGGTGATTCGGCAAGCGTGCGCGGCGCCGAGAGGATCGAGGACCTGCCCCTGGCGGGTGAGGGCCCAGCTTCCGGCGACGACGAGTTCTAG
- the obgE gene encoding GTPase ObgE — protein sequence MAQFVDRAHLHLQAGDGGHGCVSVHREKFKPLGGPDGGNGGHGGDIIFEVSSQVHTLLDFQFRPHLKAKRGANGAGDHRNGARGEDLVLEVPVGTVVRSVDGEILADLTVPGTRFVAAEGGFGGLGNAALASTKRKAPGFALKGEPGEAHELVLELKSMADVGLVGFPSAGKSSLISVLSAAKPKIADYPFTTLQPNLGVVDVGTDTFTIADVPGLIPGASQGKGLGLDFLRHIERTAVLAHIVDTATMEPGRDPLSDIDALEAELASYAEELDTDSGLGDLRDRPRLIVLNKMDIPDARELADFLEEDLKERFGWPIFTISTATREGLDELKWALWDIVRAARKSRPKVKAEPGSLQVLKPRAVDAADGIVVEPDPEFEGAWVVTGEKAMRWIRQTDFENDEAVGYLSDRLNKAGVEDQLRKLGANEGDTVTIGEISFDWEPSIGGDPTLAGRGQDARLAGTERASAAERKRASQARRGLIDEYDYGDGQEADRERWQG from the coding sequence ATGGCTCAGTTCGTTGACCGCGCCCACCTGCACCTGCAGGCAGGCGACGGCGGGCACGGTTGCGTGTCAGTGCACCGAGAGAAGTTCAAGCCCCTCGGCGGTCCCGACGGGGGCAACGGCGGGCACGGCGGCGACATCATCTTCGAGGTCTCCTCGCAGGTGCACACCCTGCTGGACTTCCAGTTCCGGCCCCACCTGAAGGCAAAGCGCGGCGCCAACGGTGCCGGAGATCACCGCAACGGCGCGCGCGGGGAAGACCTTGTCCTGGAGGTGCCCGTCGGCACTGTCGTGCGCAGCGTCGACGGCGAAATCCTCGCCGACCTGACTGTGCCGGGCACCCGTTTCGTCGCGGCCGAGGGAGGCTTCGGTGGCCTGGGCAACGCGGCGCTGGCCAGCACGAAGCGCAAGGCCCCCGGGTTTGCGCTCAAGGGCGAACCGGGCGAAGCCCACGAACTCGTCCTCGAGCTGAAATCCATGGCCGACGTCGGACTCGTAGGTTTCCCCTCCGCGGGCAAGTCTTCTCTGATTTCGGTGCTCTCGGCAGCGAAGCCGAAGATCGCCGACTACCCGTTTACCACCCTGCAGCCGAACCTGGGCGTCGTCGACGTGGGCACCGACACGTTCACCATCGCGGATGTCCCGGGCCTGATCCCGGGCGCGAGCCAGGGCAAGGGCTTGGGCCTGGACTTTCTGCGCCACATCGAGCGCACCGCCGTTCTCGCCCACATCGTCGACACCGCCACGATGGAGCCGGGCCGCGACCCGCTGTCCGATATCGACGCGCTCGAGGCCGAGCTGGCCTCTTACGCTGAAGAGCTGGATACCGATTCCGGCCTTGGTGATCTGCGTGATCGGCCCCGCCTGATCGTGCTGAACAAGATGGACATTCCCGACGCCCGCGAGCTCGCGGACTTCCTCGAAGAGGACTTGAAGGAGCGGTTCGGCTGGCCGATTTTCACGATCTCCACGGCCACGCGCGAGGGCTTGGACGAGCTCAAGTGGGCGCTGTGGGACATCGTGCGCGCCGCGCGAAAGTCGCGCCCGAAGGTCAAGGCCGAGCCGGGGTCCCTGCAGGTGCTTAAACCCCGCGCGGTCGACGCCGCCGACGGCATCGTGGTCGAGCCCGATCCCGAGTTCGAGGGCGCGTGGGTTGTCACGGGCGAAAAAGCGATGCGCTGGATCCGCCAAACCGACTTCGAAAACGACGAGGCGGTCGGCTACCTGTCGGACCGCCTGAACAAGGCCGGGGTGGAGGACCAGCTGCGCAAGCTCGGGGCCAACGAGGGCGACACCGTGACCATCGGCGAGATTTCCTTCGACTGGGAGCCCTCCATCGGCGGCGACCCGACGCTTGCCGGCCGCGGCCAGGACGCCCGCCTCGCGGGCACCGAGCGCGCCTCGGCGGCCGAGCGCAAGCGCGCCTCCCAGGCCCGCCGCGGCCTGATCGACGAGTACGACTACGGCGACGGCCAGGAGGCCGATCGCGAGCGTTGGCAGGGCTAG
- a CDS encoding glutamate-5-semialdehyde dehydrogenase, which translates to MVTMAEINDATAARAAEREEVLTKARAAKAAAPVLATLPTPDKDALLRDAAEQLVSRADEVLAANAEDIEAGRGAGMSESLIDRLSLDKKRIDAIADGLHQVAGLSDPIGEVIQGRTMSNGIRMRQVRVPLGVMGMVYEARPNVTVDAFGLALKSGNVALLRGSKSARATNEKLVEILQDVVVSRGLPREIVQLLPCETHESVQDLITARGLVDVVIPRGSARLINAVVENATVPAIETGTGNCHFYVDAEADLDSAIAMLLNGKTRRTSVCNATETALIDSLLPAADQLRVITALQEAEVRVHGDADKLSALGARDVVSATEEDWADEYLSMDIAVEIVDGVEGAIAHIAKWSTGHTEAIASRDAHTLQRFADEVDAAAVMLNASTAFTDGEQYGMGAEIGISTQKLHARGPMALPELTTTKWILEGAGHVRD; encoded by the coding sequence ATGGTCACTATGGCTGAGATCAACGACGCAACCGCAGCACGCGCCGCCGAGCGCGAAGAAGTCCTGACCAAGGCGCGCGCCGCGAAGGCCGCCGCGCCGGTTCTGGCGACGCTGCCGACCCCGGACAAGGACGCGCTGCTGCGCGATGCCGCCGAGCAGCTGGTCAGCCGCGCCGACGAGGTGCTCGCCGCCAACGCCGAGGATATCGAGGCGGGCCGCGGCGCCGGCATGAGCGAGTCGCTGATTGACAGGCTCTCGCTGGATAAGAAGCGTATCGACGCCATCGCCGACGGCCTGCACCAAGTCGCGGGCTTGAGCGACCCGATCGGCGAGGTGATCCAAGGCCGCACGATGTCCAACGGGATCCGCATGCGCCAGGTCCGCGTGCCGCTGGGCGTGATGGGCATGGTCTACGAGGCCCGCCCGAACGTCACCGTGGATGCCTTCGGGCTGGCGCTGAAATCGGGCAACGTGGCGCTCTTGCGCGGCTCGAAGTCCGCGCGCGCGACGAACGAGAAGCTCGTCGAGATCCTGCAGGACGTCGTCGTCAGCCGCGGCCTGCCGCGCGAGATCGTGCAGCTTCTGCCGTGCGAGACCCACGAGTCGGTCCAGGACCTCATCACCGCCCGCGGGCTTGTCGACGTCGTCATCCCGCGTGGCTCCGCGCGCTTAATCAACGCGGTGGTGGAAAACGCCACGGTGCCCGCCATCGAGACGGGAACCGGTAACTGCCACTTCTACGTCGACGCCGAGGCGGACCTCGACTCCGCGATCGCGATGCTGCTCAACGGCAAGACCCGGCGAACCTCCGTGTGCAACGCGACGGAGACGGCGCTGATCGATTCCCTCCTGCCCGCCGCCGATCAGCTGCGCGTGATCACCGCCCTGCAGGAGGCGGAGGTGCGCGTTCATGGGGACGCCGATAAGCTTTCGGCCCTTGGGGCGCGCGACGTGGTGTCCGCGACCGAGGAGGATTGGGCTGACGAGTACCTCTCCATGGACATCGCTGTGGAGATCGTCGACGGCGTTGAGGGAGCGATCGCGCACATCGCGAAGTGGTCGACGGGGCACACTGAGGCGATAGCGTCGCGCGACGCGCACACGCTGCAGCGCTTCGCCGACGAGGTGGACGCCGCGGCCGTGATGCTCAACGCGAGTACCGCGTTTACTGACGGCGAACAGTACGGAATGGGAGCGGAAATCGGCATTTCTACCCAGAAGCTGCACGCCCGCGGACCGATGGCGCTACCCGAGCTGACCACCACAAAGTGGATCCTCGAGGGTGCTGGCCACGTGCGCGACTAA
- a CDS encoding histidine phosphatase family protein encodes MRRRLILLRHGQTHYNAGRRMQGQLDTELSEVGVEQARAAAQLMKNLGVSKIVSSDLTRARHTAEIIAASLGLEPTHDARLRETHLGQWQGKTHAEVDSERGRIRAHWRNNAAWAPPAGESRLDVAKRARPVVDELMSTYSEWDASAVLLVAHGGTISALTSNLLGLRESQYPLFNSLKNTNTSRLSAEPAYREGEAMPAEFPTEPSAVKWYLDAWNQGFSD; translated from the coding sequence ATGAGACGACGACTAATTCTGCTGCGGCACGGCCAGACACACTACAACGCTGGCCGCCGCATGCAGGGCCAGCTGGACACCGAGCTGTCGGAGGTAGGCGTGGAGCAGGCTCGCGCCGCCGCCCAGCTGATGAAGAACCTCGGGGTGTCCAAGATCGTCTCCTCCGATTTGACCCGTGCCCGCCATACCGCGGAGATCATCGCGGCGTCGCTGGGGCTCGAGCCGACGCACGACGCGCGCCTGCGCGAGACGCACCTTGGGCAGTGGCAGGGCAAAACCCACGCCGAGGTGGACTCTGAGCGCGGCAGGATCAGGGCGCACTGGCGAAACAACGCCGCGTGGGCGCCGCCTGCAGGGGAGAGCCGCTTGGACGTGGCCAAGCGCGCCCGCCCCGTGGTCGACGAGCTGATGAGCACGTATTCCGAGTGGGACGCTTCGGCGGTGCTGCTCGTCGCGCACGGCGGGACCATCTCCGCGCTGACCTCGAACCTGCTGGGCTTGCGCGAGAGCCAGTACCCGCTGTTCAACAGCCTGAAAAACACCAACACCTCGCGGTTGAGCGCCGAACCCGCCTACCGCGAGGGCGAGGCTATGCCCGCGGAGTTCCCGACGGAGCCGAGTGCGGTGAAGTGGTACCTCGATGCCTGGAACCAGGGGTTTAGCGACTAA
- the nadD gene encoding nicotinate-nucleotide adenylyltransferase: MGGTFDPIHNGHLVAGSEVADRFDLDEVVFVPTGDPWQKADREVTDSEHRYLMTVIATASNPQFTVSRVDIDRGGPTYTIDTLRDLREVYPTEELYFITGADALSSIMSWHDWDRMFDLAEFVGVTRPGYELREDMLPAKHQERVHLVEIPAMAISSTDCRLRASQGRPVWYLVPDGVVRYIAKNNLYRTGEGA, encoded by the coding sequence ATGGGCGGGACCTTCGACCCGATCCACAACGGTCACCTCGTGGCGGGCAGCGAGGTCGCCGACCGCTTTGATCTCGACGAGGTCGTTTTCGTGCCCACGGGCGACCCGTGGCAGAAGGCGGATCGCGAGGTCACCGACTCGGAGCACCGCTATCTGATGACGGTGATCGCCACCGCGTCGAACCCGCAGTTCACCGTCTCCCGGGTCGATATCGACAGGGGCGGGCCGACGTACACCATCGACACCCTGCGTGACCTGCGCGAGGTGTACCCGACCGAGGAGCTGTACTTCATCACCGGCGCGGACGCGCTGAGCTCGATCATGTCCTGGCACGATTGGGACCGGATGTTCGACCTCGCGGAGTTCGTCGGCGTGACCCGGCCCGGCTACGAGCTGCGCGAGGACATGCTGCCCGCGAAGCACCAGGAGCGGGTGCACCTCGTGGAGATCCCCGCGATGGCCATCTCCTCGACGGACTGCCGCCTGCGCGCCAGCCAGGGCAGGCCCGTGTGGTACCTCGTGCCCGATGGGGTGGTGCGCTACATTGCCAAGAACAATCTGTACCGCACGGGCGAGGGCGCTTAA
- the proB gene encoding glutamate 5-kinase produces MTNDTEHASAPVHPAETLKTEEELRHHIATAKRVVVKIGTSSLVNDDFSISQEQIDRIVDALQARMAAGSDVIVVSSGAIAAGMAPLGLSTRPRDLATKQASAAVGQVHLAQSWGRSFARYGRTIGQVLLTQSDAGRRDRARNAQRTIDKLRQLGTVPIVNENDTVATSEMRFGDNDRLSAIVSTLVSADALYLLSDVDGLYDRNPADPEARLITQVRSGKDLDNVAAGDGGALGTGGMAAKVSAARLAARGGVPVLLTSASGIECALTSADCGTVFHTRPQSSLSAWKFWVLYAADAEGVLRLDAGAVRAVTRGGTSLLAVGITEVEGDFHSGDIVEILGPEGEAVGRGVVAYDAAQLVDMVGKNTRGLEPHLRRPVVHADYLSNYATRL; encoded by the coding sequence ATGACGAACGACACCGAACACGCGTCAGCCCCGGTCCACCCAGCAGAAACGCTGAAAACGGAGGAGGAGCTGCGCCACCACATCGCCACTGCGAAGCGGGTTGTGGTCAAGATCGGGACCAGTTCGCTTGTGAACGATGATTTCTCCATCAGCCAGGAGCAGATCGACCGCATCGTCGACGCGCTGCAGGCCCGCATGGCGGCCGGCAGCGACGTCATCGTCGTCTCCTCGGGCGCGATCGCGGCAGGCATGGCGCCGCTGGGCTTGAGCACCCGGCCACGCGACCTGGCCACCAAGCAGGCCTCGGCGGCGGTGGGTCAGGTCCACCTCGCGCAAAGCTGGGGTCGCTCTTTCGCCCGCTACGGCCGCACCATCGGTCAGGTCCTGTTGACCCAGTCCGACGCCGGCAGGCGCGACCGCGCACGCAACGCGCAGCGCACCATCGACAAGCTCCGCCAGCTCGGCACCGTGCCCATCGTCAACGAAAACGACACGGTGGCCACCTCCGAGATGCGCTTCGGCGACAACGACAGGCTCTCCGCCATCGTGTCCACGCTGGTCTCGGCGGACGCTTTGTACCTGCTTTCCGACGTCGACGGCCTCTACGACCGCAACCCTGCCGACCCCGAGGCGCGCCTGATCACGCAGGTCCGCTCCGGCAAGGACCTCGACAACGTCGCGGCTGGCGATGGCGGCGCGCTGGGCACCGGCGGCATGGCGGCGAAGGTGTCCGCGGCGCGCTTGGCGGCGCGCGGTGGGGTGCCGGTGCTGCTGACGTCGGCAAGCGGCATCGAGTGCGCGCTCACCAGCGCCGACTGCGGCACGGTGTTTCACACGCGGCCGCAGTCGAGCCTGAGCGCTTGGAAGTTCTGGGTGCTCTACGCCGCCGACGCGGAGGGCGTGCTGCGTCTCGACGCTGGTGCTGTGCGCGCGGTGACCCGGGGCGGCACGAGCCTGCTCGCCGTCGGCATCACCGAGGTCGAGGGTGATTTCCACTCCGGCGACATCGTGGAGATCCTCGGCCCAGAAGGCGAGGCGGTGGGCCGAGGTGTCGTGGCCTACGACGCCGCCCAGCTCGTGGACATGGTGGGCAAAAACACGCGTGGCCTCGAGCCGCACCTGCGCCGCCCGGTGGTTCACGCGGACTACCTGTCCAACTACGCCACCCGGCTCTAG
- a CDS encoding ComEC/Rec2 family competence protein gives MSELRLVPAAVAVWAATLAAIYWGPAASVAAVVLVCTAVACARQWGQVVLVAGLGSAAALVAVMRVATARAWQFGTEVLGRVSGAAHPIEGHGYLLRVRVTGHPGPIAVFVDDLPPGVDNGAAVRVTGRASEAEQAGTAQVVFNGEVEVLSAPTGMAAWSNHVKEMFAASVAHTVGPRAQGLIPGMVLGDTSLQSEAQQQAYLDTGLSHLSAVSGSNVAIVTAAAVVLASALGLGLRGRIVFAAAALALFAGLVGPEPSVLRASVTGLVGLAAVLASSTAEPVHTLCLAVIGLVLIDSNLAVSFGFALSVAATASIVALSPLLYRYLVFTRWPEIVVRALAVAVAADIVTMPLVALMSGEVSIVAVLANILVVPVTAPVTVLGLVAVVLSLAPGGLEVPILWVIEPLAAWVDLVATTGAAFPGATVEAGPLGVIVCYGWVLAGFMAQRPRLTLTAVAAALAVAGPGAQWHKPVELNRLTAHVVERESGIEPVPAHTQVVVVLEGGQPHDRPVSTTGGLPVLYPNRDGPVWLYPDGTQRAQSGRF, from the coding sequence ATGTCGGAGCTGCGCCTGGTTCCTGCCGCCGTTGCCGTGTGGGCGGCCACGCTGGCGGCGATCTACTGGGGCCCGGCGGCGTCTGTAGCCGCGGTGGTGTTGGTGTGCACCGCGGTGGCCTGCGCCAGGCAGTGGGGCCAGGTCGTGCTCGTCGCGGGCCTGGGTTCCGCGGCCGCGCTGGTTGCGGTGATGCGAGTTGCCACGGCCCGCGCGTGGCAGTTCGGCACCGAAGTCCTCGGCCGGGTCTCCGGCGCCGCACACCCCATCGAGGGCCACGGCTACCTGCTGCGTGTCAGGGTTACCGGCCACCCTGGCCCGATCGCCGTCTTCGTCGACGACCTGCCTCCGGGCGTGGACAACGGAGCGGCCGTGCGAGTGACCGGGCGCGCGTCCGAGGCGGAGCAAGCCGGCACGGCGCAGGTCGTGTTCAACGGCGAGGTAGAGGTTCTGAGCGCCCCGACCGGCATGGCGGCCTGGTCGAACCACGTGAAAGAGATGTTTGCCGCCTCGGTGGCCCACACGGTTGGCCCGAGGGCGCAGGGGCTCATCCCCGGCATGGTGTTGGGCGATACCTCGCTGCAGTCGGAGGCGCAGCAGCAGGCCTATCTGGATACCGGGCTGTCGCACTTGAGCGCGGTGTCCGGAAGCAACGTCGCCATTGTCACCGCCGCGGCCGTGGTGCTGGCTAGCGCGCTTGGGCTCGGGCTTCGCGGTCGCATCGTGTTCGCCGCGGCGGCGCTGGCGCTGTTCGCGGGGCTGGTAGGGCCCGAGCCGAGTGTGCTGCGCGCGTCTGTCACGGGCCTTGTGGGGCTGGCGGCGGTGCTGGCGTCGTCGACCGCCGAGCCGGTGCACACGCTGTGCTTGGCCGTGATCGGGCTCGTGCTGATCGATTCAAACCTAGCCGTCAGCTTCGGCTTCGCGCTGTCGGTTGCCGCCACCGCGTCGATCGTAGCGCTGAGCCCGCTGCTGTATCGCTACCTTGTGTTTACCCGCTGGCCGGAGATCGTGGTGCGTGCCCTCGCCGTCGCCGTGGCCGCCGATATTGTGACGATGCCGTTGGTGGCTCTGATGTCGGGCGAGGTGTCCATCGTTGCGGTACTGGCGAACATCCTAGTCGTGCCCGTGACTGCTCCGGTGACGGTTCTCGGCCTGGTTGCCGTGGTGCTCTCGCTCGCACCCGGCGGGTTGGAGGTGCCGATTCTATGGGTTATCGAGCCCCTGGCCGCGTGGGTTGACCTCGTCGCCACCACGGGTGCCGCGTTTCCCGGTGCCACGGTTGAGGCGGGCCCGCTCGGCGTCATCGTTTGCTACGGGTGGGTGCTCGCCGGGTTCATGGCACAGCGACCGCGCCTCACTCTGACGGCCGTTGCCGCGGCGCTCGCGGTTGCTGGCCCGGGGGCGCAGTGGCATAAACCGGTGGAGCTCAACCGCCTCACCGCGCACGTCGTCGAGCGGGAAAGCGGCATTGAGCCGGTGCCGGCGCACACGCAGGTTGTGGTCGTCCTTGAGGGCGGCCAACCCCACGACCGGCCCGTGTCCACGACCGGCGGCCTGCCGGTGCTTTACCCCAACCGCGACGGGCCGGTGTGGCTTTACCCCGACGGCACGCAGCGCGCACAAAGCGGAAGGTTTTAA
- a CDS encoding DegV family protein has product MSVRIVVDSSAGLPSDIAEQLGITVAELHVMDVEGGGSTSGLSSVELAAIYARQLERGGDDGVVALHLSKSFSSTWSAAVSASAVFDDAVRVVDTNTVGMAVGAAAMAAASLAREGADLDACEKIAEDTLASSGTWVYLSQLDDLRKSGRLSTGTAVLSAALLATKPILHLNAGKLELAGKTRTQTKAFIKLTELVQEQAEGKPVFIAIQHADVEEAAETLADMLSEVLPEDSRVLVVPLVDALAVHTGAGAIGLSAVFSSGFGDNSPE; this is encoded by the coding sequence ATGAGCGTACGCATCGTTGTTGATTCTTCCGCCGGGCTGCCGAGCGACATCGCCGAGCAGCTTGGCATCACCGTCGCCGAGCTCCACGTCATGGACGTCGAGGGCGGCGGGTCTACCAGTGGCTTGTCCTCGGTCGAGCTCGCCGCCATTTACGCTCGCCAGCTCGAGCGCGGCGGCGACGACGGTGTCGTGGCTCTGCATTTGTCCAAGAGCTTTTCTTCCACCTGGTCCGCGGCCGTGTCGGCGTCGGCGGTGTTCGACGATGCGGTGCGCGTGGTGGACACCAACACCGTGGGCATGGCAGTTGGGGCGGCCGCGATGGCGGCTGCGTCGCTGGCGCGAGAGGGCGCGGACTTAGACGCCTGCGAGAAAATCGCAGAGGACACCCTCGCCAGCTCCGGGACGTGGGTCTACCTCAGCCAGCTTGACGACTTGCGCAAGAGCGGCCGCTTGTCGACGGGCACAGCGGTGCTCTCGGCCGCTCTCCTGGCCACGAAGCCGATCCTGCACCTCAATGCCGGCAAACTGGAGCTGGCAGGCAAAACGAGGACGCAGACGAAGGCGTTTATCAAGCTCACGGAGCTGGTACAGGAGCAGGCCGAGGGCAAGCCCGTGTTCATCGCCATCCAGCACGCCGATGTCGAAGAGGCCGCGGAGACGCTGGCGGACATGCTCAGCGAGGTGCTGCCCGAGGACTCCCGCGTGCTTGTCGTGCCGCTTGTCGACGCCCTCGCCGTGCACACCGGTGCCGGGGCCATCGGGCTCTCGGCGGTCTTTTCTTCGGGCTTTGGGGATAACTCACCCGAGTAG